Proteins encoded by one window of Lathyrus oleraceus cultivar Zhongwan6 chromosome 1, CAAS_Psat_ZW6_1.0, whole genome shotgun sequence:
- the LOC127094729 gene encoding secreted RxLR effector protein 161-like, which produces MDSCKQMSTPMGSRTYVDQDESGTSIDITKYRGMIGSLLYLTASCPDIMFSVCLSARFQANPKESHLTAVKRIMKYLKGTINVGLWYPKGSMCNLIGYSDADYAGCKTDRKSTSGTCHILGNALVSWACKKQVCVSMSTAEAEYIAADSSCAQILWLKQQLRDFRIDLGCIPLRCDNKSAINITKNPVMHSRTKHIDIRHHFLRDHVLKGDVEVTFVDTHNQLADIFTKPLAKEPFYKIRRELGILDEGDI; this is translated from the coding sequence ATGGATAGTTGCAAGCAAATGTCTACCCCTATGGGATCCAgaacttatgttgatcaagacgaatcTGGTACTTCAATTGATATCACcaaatatcgaggtatgattggttccttGTTGTATTTGACAGCAAGCTgtcctgacataatgtttagtgtatgtctcaGTGCTCGTTTTCAAGCTAATCCAAAGGAATCACATCTCACTGCCGTCAAACgaatcatgaagtatctcaagGGAACGATAAATGTTGGcctatggtatcctaaaggtagtatGTGCAATTTAATTGGTTACTCTGACGCAGATTATGCAGGATGTAAAacagataggaaaagcacgagtggaACATGTCACATTCTCGGAAATGCACTAGTTTCATGGGCATGCAAGAAACAAGTGTGTGTTTCTATGAGTACAGCCGAAGCAGAATATATAGCAGCAGACAGCTCTTGTGCTCAGATACTCTGGCTAAAGCAACAACTTCGAGATTTCCGAATAGATCTCGGATGTATTCCGCTAAGATGTGACAACAAAAGTGCCATCAACATTACGAAAAATCCAGTCATGCACTCAAGAACGAAGCATATCGACATCCGCCATCACTTTCTTCGTGATCACGTACTCAAAGGGGATGTTGAAGTTACATTTGTGGATACTCATAACCAACTGGCCGACATTTTCACCAAGCCTCTCGCAAAGGAACCGTTTTACAAAATTCGAAGAGAGCTTGGAATATTGGATGAAGGTGACATATAA
- the LOC127094747 gene encoding UDP-glucose 6-dehydrogenase 1, with the protein MVKICCIGAGYVDGPTMAVIALKCPSIEVAVVDISVSRITARNSDQLPIYELGLDDVVKQCRGRNLFFRTDVEKHVFEADIVFVSVNTPTKTQGLGAGKAADLTYWESAARMIADVSKSDKIVVEKSTVPVKFLLSKLNKINCERML; encoded by the coding sequence ATGGTGAAGATTTGCTGCATTGGTGCTGGATATGTTGATGGTCCAACTATGGCAGTCATTGCACTTAAATGTCCATCCATTGAAGTGGCTGTTGTCGACATATCTGTATCCCGCATCACAGCTCGGAACAGCGACCAGCTTCCAATCTATGAACTCGGTCTTGACGATGTTGTAAAGCAATGTCGTGGCAGGAATCTCTTCTTCAGAACTGATGTTGAAAAGCATGTCTTTGAGGCTGACATAGTGTTTGTCTCTGTTAACACCCCGACTAAAACTCAGGGTCTCGGTGCCGGCAAAGCAGCAGATTTGACATATTGGGAGAGCGCGGCTCGCATGATTGCTGATGTCTCAAAGTCTGACAAAATTGTTGTGGAGAAATCAACTGTTCCTGTCAAATTTCTTCTTTCAAAACTTAATAAAATTAACTGTGAAAGAATGCTATAA